The following are encoded together in the Bacillus cereus group sp. RP43 genome:
- a CDS encoding YxeA family protein: MKKKMITTIIAMIVIVVMLLPTKLGPVIDKYNPLYKTKEYYTVVNTIGQHIGDEWYEYEFIAFDERGKEQKIKKTVKHMLKRDGALKVYAKGRYGEAIEEIEAVNIPINAKSKLLTMR; the protein is encoded by the coding sequence ATGAAGAAAAAAATGATCACTACTATAATAGCGATGATAGTGATAGTAGTAATGTTACTGCCTACAAAACTTGGACCAGTTATCGATAAATATAATCCACTTTATAAGACGAAAGAATATTATACGGTTGTGAATACAATTGGTCAGCATATTGGTGATGAATGGTATGAATATGAATTTATTGCATTTGACGAACGTGGAAAAGAACAAAAAATAAAGAAGACTGTTAAGCATATGTTAAAGAGAGATGGAGCATTAAAAGTGTACGCAAAAGGACGCTACGGCGAGGCGATTGAAGAAATTGAAGCTGTAAATATTCCTATTAATGCGAAGAGTAAACTTTTAACGATGAGATAG
- a CDS encoding DUF3948 family protein, which yields MNNMTFNKLDFLGLASGSILLTAFIYAATLI from the coding sequence ATGAATAACATGACTTTTAACAAATTAGATTTTTTAGGACTAGCTAGCGGCTCGATTCTTCTTACTGCTTTCATTTACGCTGCTACTCTTATATAA
- a CDS encoding PH domain-containing protein, producing MNELLLSMKKYVEDDEQILAFVIGIFEKDDFTLSYRRGIFVATTRRLLFYGEFPYYPATFEEYSYLHIDDINSHPHLVFTCNQETVTAKYIQKGNVEHFARTVRANMNN from the coding sequence ATGAATGAACTTTTATTAAGTATGAAAAAATATGTAGAGGATGACGAACAAATTTTAGCATTTGTGATAGGGATATTTGAGAAAGATGATTTTACCTTATCATATCGACGTGGGATTTTCGTTGCTACGACTAGACGTCTTCTCTTTTATGGGGAATTTCCGTACTATCCTGCAACATTTGAAGAGTATTCGTATTTGCATATAGACGACATAAATTCTCATCCGCATTTAGTATTTACTTGCAATCAGGAGACGGTGACAGCTAAGTATATTCAGAAAGGTAATGTGGAGCACTTCGCTCGTACAGTTAGGGCAAATATGAATAATTAA
- a CDS encoding YitT family protein — MVNQRIKEIALITIGSLLFAIGINYFAIPNRLSEGGIIGLTVVTYYLFDWSPGIVNFGLNAILLAVGYKFFDKKTMVYTIIGIVETSLFLYVTEHIQYQVNSDTLLAALFAGVFVGIGLGCMFKAGGTSGGSAILAQLANQYLGWSVGKGVLIIDIVVIAGSVFIIGQEKAMYTLVAVFVGAKVIDFIVEGMDTKTAVTIISNQPDLIRETITKNMTRGVTVLEGRGGYTGKNKEVLYVVINKQELVKLKQVISRVDEDAFVVIHDVRDVLGGGFKAS, encoded by the coding sequence ATGGTTAATCAACGTATAAAGGAAATCGCATTAATTACAATCGGTTCATTACTATTTGCAATTGGTATTAATTACTTCGCAATTCCAAACCGTTTATCAGAGGGTGGAATCATCGGTTTAACGGTTGTTACTTATTATTTATTTGATTGGTCACCAGGAATTGTGAATTTTGGTTTAAATGCAATTTTATTAGCTGTAGGTTATAAATTTTTTGATAAGAAAACGATGGTTTACACAATTATAGGTATTGTGGAAACATCTTTGTTTTTATATGTTACAGAGCACATTCAGTATCAAGTAAATAGTGATACATTATTAGCGGCTTTATTTGCTGGTGTATTTGTAGGTATCGGATTAGGGTGTATGTTCAAAGCTGGAGGTACATCAGGAGGATCGGCAATTTTAGCGCAGTTAGCAAATCAATATTTAGGTTGGAGCGTCGGAAAAGGCGTACTTATTATTGATATCGTTGTAATTGCTGGATCTGTATTTATAATAGGACAAGAAAAGGCAATGTATACACTTGTAGCTGTATTTGTCGGAGCGAAAGTGATTGATTTCATCGTGGAAGGTATGGATACAAAAACAGCTGTTACGATTATTTCGAATCAACCAGACTTAATTCGAGAGACTATTACGAAAAACATGACACGCGGTGTCACTGTATTAGAAGGACGCGGCGGATATACTGGTAAAAATAAAGAAGTATTATATGTCGTTATTAATAAACAAGAGCTTGTTAAGTTAAAGCAAGTTATTAGTAGAGTTGATGAAGATGCTTTCGTTGTTATTCACGATGTACGTGATGTACTTGGTGGTGGCTTTAAAGCGAGCTAA
- the abc-f gene encoding ribosomal protection-like ABC-F family protein: MTICSVNNVKKSFGGNIIFENISLEIKNGERIGLVGRNGSGKTTIFQLLTGMESLDAGAIHMKKGTCIGHVAQIPKFNNEMNVYDVLSSAFKKEKELEIEMHALEKNMAEEQESSALQKLMERYGVIQERYAFLGGYEIEANIMKVANGLQVTELFPRSFMELSGGEQTKVSLAYMLLQKPDLLLLDEPTNHLDLFAVEWLEQFLKEYTGTVMVISHDRYFLDEVVKKIFDLEDGEIHVYHTNYSQFVEEKEERLLQEFQAYQEQQKKIKKMKEAIKRLREWANQANPPNEGLHKRARNMERALERIEKLKRPILDRKQMGLQFEGQERSGKDVVVMKEVSKGFAERSLFEKVNLHIRFQERAAIVGRNGTGKTTLLKLLLEEMKQDTGEIRIGSSVKIGHLSQHAYGDMKNNVLEAFRDCVAVTEGEARHILARFLFYGPAVFKKVTQLSGGEKMRLRLAQLMYQDVNFLILDEPTNHLDIESREVLEEALEQYNGTILAVSHDRYFLNKLFEKTYWIDEHKLFEFAGNYAWARQKWEERIEKQVAKQKQQQQGNKALEVMPIKKKKARNLEEVENELMHIEEDIYALECKMEHVVDVEMLEQLYEEKTKKELLRAELYNELENIV, from the coding sequence ATGACAATTTGTAGTGTAAATAATGTAAAGAAATCTTTTGGTGGAAACATCATATTTGAAAATATATCGCTTGAAATAAAGAATGGAGAACGTATTGGGTTAGTTGGTCGTAACGGTAGTGGGAAGACAACTATCTTTCAGCTTCTAACAGGAATGGAGAGTTTAGATGCAGGAGCCATTCATATGAAGAAAGGTACATGCATCGGTCATGTAGCACAAATTCCAAAATTCAATAATGAAATGAATGTATATGATGTATTAAGCTCCGCTTTTAAAAAGGAAAAAGAGTTGGAGATAGAAATGCATGCTTTAGAAAAAAATATGGCGGAAGAACAGGAATCATCTGCTTTACAAAAATTGATGGAGAGATACGGAGTAATTCAAGAAAGGTACGCGTTTCTCGGTGGTTATGAAATAGAAGCGAATATTATGAAGGTAGCAAATGGTCTACAGGTGACGGAACTATTTCCCCGATCATTTATGGAGTTAAGTGGTGGAGAACAAACAAAAGTAAGCCTTGCGTATATGCTATTGCAGAAACCAGATTTACTTTTGTTAGATGAACCAACAAATCATTTGGACTTATTTGCAGTCGAGTGGTTAGAGCAATTTCTAAAAGAGTATACAGGAACAGTTATGGTCATTTCGCATGATCGCTATTTCCTTGATGAAGTTGTAAAGAAAATTTTTGATTTAGAAGATGGAGAAATTCACGTATATCATACGAACTATTCACAGTTTGTTGAGGAAAAGGAAGAAAGGTTGCTTCAAGAATTTCAAGCGTATCAAGAACAGCAAAAGAAAATAAAGAAAATGAAAGAAGCAATTAAGCGTCTACGTGAATGGGCAAATCAAGCGAATCCGCCGAATGAAGGATTGCATAAGAGAGCGAGAAATATGGAACGTGCATTAGAGCGCATAGAGAAACTAAAGAGACCCATTTTGGATAGAAAACAGATGGGACTTCAGTTTGAAGGGCAAGAGAGAAGCGGGAAAGATGTTGTTGTAATGAAAGAAGTGAGTAAAGGATTTGCTGAACGTTCTTTATTCGAGAAAGTAAATTTGCATATTCGTTTTCAGGAGCGTGCAGCTATCGTTGGACGTAATGGTACAGGAAAGACTACGTTATTAAAGTTACTATTAGAAGAAATGAAGCAAGATACTGGTGAAATTCGGATTGGTAGTAGTGTGAAAATCGGTCATTTATCGCAACATGCGTATGGGGATATGAAGAACAATGTATTGGAAGCTTTCAGAGATTGTGTAGCTGTAACAGAGGGAGAAGCAAGACATATATTAGCGCGATTTTTATTTTATGGTCCAGCTGTTTTTAAGAAAGTAACGCAACTTAGTGGTGGAGAAAAAATGAGGTTAAGGCTCGCGCAACTTATGTATCAAGATGTTAATTTTCTTATTTTAGATGAACCGACGAATCATCTTGATATTGAATCAAGGGAAGTTTTAGAGGAAGCCCTGGAACAATATAACGGGACGATTTTAGCTGTTTCACATGATCGTTATTTCTTAAATAAATTGTTTGAAAAGACGTATTGGATTGATGAGCACAAATTATTTGAGTTTGCAGGGAACTATGCATGGGCTCGTCAAAAGTGGGAAGAAAGAATTGAGAAACAAGTAGCAAAACAGAAGCAGCAACAGCAAGGGAATAAAGCGTTAGAAGTAATGCCTATAAAAAAGAAGAAGGCTAGGAATTTAGAGGAAGTTGAAAACGAGTTAATGCATATAGAAGAAGATATATATGCACTTGAATGTAAAATGGAACATGTAGTTGATGTTGAAATGCTTGAACAATTGTATGAAGAAAAAACGAAAAAAGAGTTGTTACGAGCGGAGTTATATAATGAGTTAGAGAATATTGTGTAG
- a CDS encoding transglycosylase SLT domain-containing protein, translating into MKKFFVGFLVVLGVYLYFQGKSEGMGKLMNETSYVDSEEAKQMKQIIIEEAKKVNLPEWIPLTIAEHESRLNPRSVGDNGTSFGLFQLHRGGGLAPEHLTDEELKDPRTNAQIAMPHLMKGYKRGVQKGLTDFALLKYIANTSGWPGNLGPEWTDNNMKYNIGLEDVYYRNKGVIKE; encoded by the coding sequence GTGAAGAAATTCTTTGTAGGATTTTTAGTTGTTCTTGGAGTGTATTTATATTTCCAAGGAAAGTCTGAAGGAATGGGTAAGTTAATGAATGAAACAAGCTATGTTGATTCAGAAGAAGCAAAACAGATGAAACAAATTATTATAGAGGAAGCAAAGAAAGTAAACCTTCCGGAATGGATACCTCTTACAATTGCCGAACATGAAAGTAGGTTAAATCCAAGAAGTGTTGGAGATAACGGAACTTCATTCGGATTGTTTCAATTACACCGTGGTGGTGGGCTTGCACCAGAGCATTTAACTGATGAGGAGTTGAAAGATCCGCGTACAAATGCGCAAATTGCAATGCCGCATTTAATGAAAGGATATAAGCGCGGGGTGCAAAAAGGTTTGACTGATTTTGCATTACTAAAATATATAGCGAATACATCTGGATGGCCAGGGAATTTAGGACCAGAGTGGACGGATAACAATATGAAGTATAACATCGGATTAGAGGATGTATACTATCGAAATAAAGGTGTAATCAAAGAGTAG
- a CDS encoding DUF4931 domain-containing protein produces the protein MSFIFPIPFKGFPSPFPECIKRDFHTYFKGAYIQMDTQQLYFLNDIGKQKPESIRNRSAACPFCDRENLTDILATEDSIIWLKNKFPTLKDTFQTVLIETDNCEDHIATYTEEHMRSLIRFSIQHWLDLQKNEEFTSVILYKNHGPFSGGSLHHAHMQIIGMKHVDYLENIEEANFQGVIVQKNEHIELNISERPIIGFTEFNIIIEDIAFIDEMANYIQQTVRYILTDFHKGCSSYNLFFYHLNRKIICKVVPRFVVSPLYVGYKIPQVSTKLEDVKIQLAQYFTKEKDEIIHKKTE, from the coding sequence TTGTCTTTTATTTTTCCTATTCCCTTTAAAGGATTTCCTTCTCCTTTTCCCGAATGTATTAAGCGGGATTTTCACACATATTTTAAAGGGGCATATATACAAATGGATACACAACAACTATACTTTTTAAACGATATCGGCAAACAAAAACCAGAAAGCATCCGGAACAGAAGCGCTGCATGTCCTTTTTGTGACAGAGAAAATTTAACGGATATTTTAGCTACTGAAGACTCAATTATTTGGCTAAAAAACAAATTTCCTACATTAAAAGATACATTTCAAACGGTGCTAATCGAAACAGATAATTGTGAAGACCATATTGCGACATATACAGAAGAACATATGAGATCGCTAATCCGTTTCTCCATTCAACATTGGTTAGACTTACAGAAGAATGAAGAATTCACATCTGTGATTTTATACAAAAATCATGGTCCATTCTCAGGCGGAAGTTTGCACCATGCACACATGCAAATTATCGGAATGAAACATGTAGACTATCTTGAAAATATTGAGGAAGCAAATTTCCAAGGGGTAATTGTTCAAAAAAATGAACACATTGAACTCAACATTTCAGAGCGTCCTATTATCGGCTTTACTGAATTTAATATCATCATTGAAGATATTGCATTTATAGATGAAATGGCCAATTATATTCAGCAAACTGTACGTTACATACTGACAGATTTCCATAAAGGATGTAGTAGTTATAACTTATTCTTCTATCACTTAAACAGGAAAATCATTTGTAAAGTTGTTCCTAGGTTTGTCGTTTCACCGTTGTACGTAGGATATAAAATACCGCAAGTTTCTACAAAACTAGAAGATGTGAAAATACAACTAGCGCAGTATTTCACGAAAGAAAAGGATGAAATTATTCATAAAAAAACAGAGTAG
- a CDS encoding substrate-binding domain-containing protein: MANIKDIAKMAGVSVTTVSRVLNDHPYVSKEKRKVVLEIVEKLNYSQNANAVHLSKGKTNIVGVILPYINHPSFDAMVGGMMEVALAHNYRVLLCQTNYNKKEEMKSLHMLKTKQLDGLIICSRANEWEIIEPYAAYGSVVACEANDIESISSVYTDHFNAFQLGMSYLIEKGYKKIGYCTGRKLGPSSKKRFDAYKQQLQLIDEEVMEDRIFTECFTLEDGVRVAHQFKEMENPPEALIVAGDEVAIGIMTEVEKLGIKVPEDLAIIGFDNQPISQVLQLTTIDQNLKGIGKTAFEMFYRQVSDESSKQEKMEIPYKLVERSTV; encoded by the coding sequence ATGGCTAATATTAAAGATATTGCAAAGATGGCTGGGGTTTCAGTTACGACTGTTTCGAGGGTATTAAATGATCATCCATATGTAAGTAAAGAAAAAAGGAAAGTTGTTTTAGAAATAGTTGAGAAATTGAATTACTCACAAAATGCAAATGCTGTTCATTTATCAAAAGGGAAGACGAATATTGTTGGCGTGATTCTACCTTATATTAATCATCCGTCTTTTGATGCGATGGTGGGTGGAATGATGGAAGTTGCGTTAGCTCACAATTATCGAGTACTTCTTTGTCAAACGAACTACAATAAAAAAGAAGAAATGAAAAGTTTACATATGTTGAAAACAAAGCAACTAGACGGTCTTATCATTTGTTCTCGTGCTAATGAGTGGGAAATTATAGAGCCGTATGCAGCATATGGATCAGTTGTCGCTTGTGAGGCTAATGATATTGAAAGCATATCGAGTGTATATACAGATCATTTTAATGCCTTTCAATTAGGAATGAGTTACCTTATTGAAAAAGGTTATAAGAAGATTGGATATTGTACGGGAAGAAAGTTAGGGCCAAGTAGTAAGAAACGTTTTGATGCTTATAAACAACAGCTACAATTAATAGATGAAGAAGTGATGGAAGATCGCATTTTCACAGAATGCTTTACATTAGAAGATGGTGTAAGAGTTGCACATCAATTCAAGGAGATGGAGAATCCTCCTGAAGCATTAATAGTGGCAGGAGATGAAGTTGCTATTGGGATCATGACAGAAGTTGAAAAATTAGGTATTAAAGTTCCTGAGGATTTAGCGATTATTGGTTTTGATAATCAACCGATTTCTCAAGTTTTACAACTGACAACCATTGACCAAAATTTAAAGGGAATAGGTAAGACGGCTTTTGAAATGTTTTACAGGCAAGTAAGTGATGAGAGTTCTAAACAAGAAAAGATGGAAATTCCGTATAAACTTGTGGAACGCTCCACGGTTTAG
- a CDS encoding DUF2334 domain-containing protein: protein MKRTLLIFFSILLLIPIHTSAQTSAKPKVLILYSTEDNKITNNVQILNTQLGYFTNDITVKSLKEMNETTNSSSYTHIVYIGEKKEDFSIAAKQFLENFSGPVLVLGQNVEQLSNRFSFITSKETDIRIHTIEYPTNQLKNELHEERLMKKVETKGTTLAYALSADGTHPLIVQQGTSYYVATPNLFDWMSHYVGEMLFSYFEQKPMTNKNSAYLRLEDVHPAVDVKQLKEIAELLKEKKIPYMITVIPVYKDPDTGKTVHLKDNSELIDVLRFMQDNGGSIVMHGYTHQFYDSETGEGFEFWDVKTDQPIRQPNHEKPKTKEDFQSTEDYTKYVENGKAFEEKYTKEHIEKGITELVGAKLYPVAFEAPHYTMSQKGYEILSQYFSTYVGQLQLNDTTWKSMHSPAYISTPSFLHGMKLIPETVGFIEEDKPQAIAKMKERALSVEKLSDGIIGAFYHPYLGVKPLKEVLKELESIPNIEWIDLQKETNEVKMKDIHITTDKDGIHVEKPTSANDIIDYIKQYGFFLIIGFIIIVFLLLLRRAKKLES from the coding sequence ATGAAAAGAACTCTACTAATCTTTTTCAGCATTTTACTACTCATTCCTATACATACCTCTGCGCAAACATCAGCAAAACCAAAAGTACTTATTTTGTATAGTACAGAAGACAACAAAATTACAAACAATGTACAAATCCTTAATACTCAGTTAGGATACTTTACAAATGATATAACAGTAAAAAGTTTAAAAGAAATGAATGAAACTACTAACTCATCTTCTTATACACACATTGTTTATATTGGAGAAAAAAAAGAAGATTTTTCTATTGCAGCAAAACAATTTCTAGAAAACTTCTCAGGTCCAGTATTAGTTTTAGGGCAAAATGTTGAACAATTATCTAATCGTTTTTCTTTCATTACCTCGAAAGAAACCGATATACGAATTCACACTATAGAATATCCGACTAACCAATTAAAAAATGAATTACATGAAGAACGCTTAATGAAGAAAGTTGAAACAAAAGGAACAACTCTTGCTTACGCCTTGAGTGCTGATGGAACTCATCCGTTAATCGTTCAGCAAGGAACATCCTATTATGTCGCGACTCCAAACCTTTTTGATTGGATGTCTCATTACGTCGGTGAAATGCTATTTTCTTACTTCGAACAAAAGCCTATGACAAATAAAAATTCAGCTTATTTACGTCTTGAAGACGTTCACCCAGCTGTAGATGTAAAGCAATTAAAAGAAATTGCTGAATTACTAAAAGAGAAAAAAATTCCTTATATGATTACCGTTATCCCTGTTTACAAAGATCCAGACACAGGAAAAACAGTACATTTAAAGGATAACTCTGAATTAATCGATGTTTTACGCTTTATGCAAGATAACGGCGGTTCTATCGTTATGCATGGTTACACCCATCAGTTTTATGATAGTGAAACTGGCGAAGGTTTTGAATTTTGGGATGTAAAAACAGATCAACCAATTCGCCAACCGAATCATGAAAAACCAAAGACAAAAGAAGATTTTCAGTCTACAGAAGACTATACTAAATACGTAGAAAACGGAAAAGCCTTCGAAGAAAAATATACTAAAGAGCATATTGAAAAAGGGATTACAGAGCTTGTAGGAGCAAAATTATATCCAGTTGCCTTTGAAGCTCCGCACTATACAATGTCTCAAAAAGGATATGAAATACTATCACAATATTTTTCAACTTATGTAGGACAACTACAACTAAACGATACAACTTGGAAATCAATGCACTCACCGGCTTATATAAGTACACCGTCATTTTTACATGGGATGAAATTAATTCCTGAAACTGTTGGCTTTATTGAAGAAGATAAGCCACAAGCTATAGCAAAAATGAAAGAACGTGCTTTATCTGTCGAAAAATTATCAGATGGAATTATCGGTGCATTTTATCATCCTTACTTGGGCGTTAAACCATTAAAAGAGGTATTAAAGGAACTAGAAAGTATTCCAAACATAGAGTGGATTGATTTACAAAAAGAAACGAATGAAGTAAAAATGAAAGATATTCATATTACTACTGATAAGGACGGCATTCACGTTGAAAAACCAACAAGTGCGAATGACATAATTGATTATATAAAACAATATGGGTTCTTCCTTATAATTGGGTTTATAATAATTGTCTTTCTTTTATTATTAAGACGTGCGAAAAAATTAGAATCATAA
- a CDS encoding TatD family hydrolase, which translates to MKWIDSHIHVDQYEDEEKGRLLIDVKNSKEIKGLIAVSMNYQSCLETLSLAKRYPFVQPAIGFHPEQPIHKEECEQIYKLIEDHVEDIVAIGEVGLPYYLRKEDENIAIDPYIAVLKKFVELANKYDLPIILHAVYEDADTVCDLLEEYKVSRVHFHWFKGSEETMKRMMRNGYFISITPDVLHKEKIRKIVSYYPLEYMMVETDGPWEFQKDTMTHPYMIKDVLQEISIIKKISVEKVTEQIYENTVRFYKVSESS; encoded by the coding sequence ATGAAATGGATTGATAGCCATATACATGTTGATCAATATGAGGATGAAGAGAAAGGTAGATTACTTATAGATGTGAAAAATAGTAAAGAGATAAAAGGGCTTATTGCAGTATCTATGAATTATCAATCATGCCTAGAAACTTTATCTTTAGCAAAGCGATATCCTTTTGTGCAACCAGCGATAGGTTTTCATCCAGAGCAACCGATTCATAAAGAGGAATGTGAGCAAATTTATAAATTAATCGAAGATCATGTAGAGGACATCGTTGCGATTGGTGAAGTGGGCTTGCCATATTATTTAAGGAAAGAAGATGAAAATATTGCTATCGATCCCTACATAGCGGTGTTAAAAAAGTTTGTTGAACTAGCTAATAAATATGATTTACCAATTATATTGCATGCGGTTTATGAAGATGCTGACACTGTATGTGATTTACTTGAAGAATATAAAGTTTCACGTGTACACTTCCATTGGTTTAAAGGAAGTGAAGAGACAATGAAACGGATGATGAGGAACGGTTATTTTATTTCTATCACACCGGATGTTTTACATAAGGAGAAAATTAGAAAAATCGTTTCGTATTATCCGCTTGAATATATGATGGTAGAAACAGATGGGCCGTGGGAATTTCAGAAGGATACGATGACACATCCTTATATGATAAAAGATGTATTACAAGAAATTAGTATAATAAAAAAAATATCAGTAGAGAAAGTTACTGAGCAAATATATGAGAATACGGTGCGATTTTATAAAGTTAGTGAGTCATCATAA
- a CDS encoding lysophospholipid acyltransferase family protein, whose translation MYKPITFSLKYIFKMAGKVEVQGREKLPEDGPYVVACTHTSFMDVLMLAAGMYPTQIHYMAKKELFEGKFKNWFFKNVNAFPVDRANPGPSTLKIPSRLLKEGKVVGIFPSGTRSSEDVSLKAGAVTIAMRSNVPLIPAAYVGPSSVKELIKGKKARLIFGDPIQIDAEEQIDRKTAMKMMTDELNEKFEELKEVLQPNQK comes from the coding sequence ATGTATAAACCAATTACATTTTCGTTGAAATATATATTTAAAATGGCTGGGAAGGTAGAAGTGCAAGGGAGAGAGAAATTACCAGAAGATGGCCCTTACGTTGTTGCGTGTACACATACAAGTTTTATGGATGTTTTAATGTTAGCGGCAGGAATGTACCCAACTCAAATTCATTACATGGCAAAAAAAGAATTGTTTGAAGGGAAATTTAAAAATTGGTTTTTTAAAAATGTAAATGCATTCCCTGTAGACCGTGCGAATCCAGGGCCAAGCACATTGAAAATTCCATCGCGCTTATTAAAAGAAGGAAAAGTAGTAGGGATTTTCCCAAGTGGGACGAGATCATCAGAAGACGTTTCATTAAAAGCTGGGGCTGTTACGATTGCAATGCGTTCTAACGTTCCGTTAATACCAGCAGCTTATGTTGGCCCATCAAGTGTAAAAGAATTGATAAAAGGGAAAAAAGCACGATTGATTTTTGGAGACCCAATTCAAATTGATGCTGAAGAACAAATAGATCGAAAAACGGCTATGAAAATGATGACAGATGAATTAAATGAAAAGTTTGAAGAACTAAAGGAAGTTTTACAACCAAATCAAAAGTAA
- a CDS encoding YrzO family protein, which yields MLESLLFFFAAGVACELAAINRNGRKSIKQQAELIQLLKELKERKN from the coding sequence ATGTTAGAAAGTTTATTGTTTTTCTTTGCTGCTGGAGTTGCCTGCGAGCTTGCAGCAATTAATCGAAATGGTCGTAAGAGTATAAAACAACAAGCTGAACTGATACAGCTTTTAAAAGAATTGAAGGAAAGAAAAAATTAA
- a CDS encoding spore coat protein B, producing MNMKKAIIVIASTAITLYTIKNRKKKQNENTLYYPYTLLKKK from the coding sequence ATGAATATGAAGAAAGCCATTATTGTAATCGCAAGTACAGCCATTACCTTATACACAATAAAAAATAGAAAAAAGAAACAAAACGAAAATACTCTATATTATCCATACACACTATTAAAGAAAAAATAA
- a CDS encoding RAxF-45 family protein, with the protein MKRSLAARAKFLDYIYFCRAIFHDVVVNGIRMPFFNNCIVAIER; encoded by the coding sequence ATGAAACGTTCTTTAGCTGCGCGTGCCAAATTTTTAGATTATATCTATTTTTGTCGTGCGATTTTTCATGATGTAGTTGTTAACGGGATACGTATGCCCTTTTTTAACAATTGCATAGTAGCTATTGAACGATAG
- a CDS encoding DUF3948 family protein, producing MNNMTFNKLDFLGLASGSILLTAFIYAATLV from the coding sequence ATGAATAACATGACTTTTAACAAATTAGATTTTTTAGGACTAGCTAGCGGCTCGATTCTTCTTACTGCTTTCATTTACGCTGCTACTCTTGTATAA
- a CDS encoding DMT family transporter — protein MRKGQMIIGALACLIASMSWGAMFPVADHALEYIDPFYFSFIRYGAVAIVLIVLLLMKEGKKAFRLEGRGKLLVFFGTMAFTVYNVLIFLGQMLMGKSGVMVASIMEALMPMISICILWGYKNIKPKKYMITSMIIAFVGAVFVITKGDMSFFLTLKDNMFSLAFIFVGVVGWVIYTMGGQTCSDWSTLRYSTLTCVFGTAVTGIITIIITSLGYVSVPSMGTISIVKYDLLFMMTLPGIVALLAWNYGVKILSSINGILFINFVPITTLVIMMMQGYKITTFDIVGTLFVIAALIRNNVCQRKEENINKQILQEKQLRQAV, from the coding sequence GTGAGAAAAGGTCAAATGATAATAGGTGCTTTAGCGTGTTTAATTGCAAGTATGTCATGGGGAGCGATGTTTCCGGTTGCTGATCATGCGCTAGAATACATAGATCCGTTTTATTTTTCGTTTATTCGTTATGGGGCGGTAGCAATTGTACTGATTGTATTATTGCTAATGAAAGAAGGAAAGAAAGCATTTCGCTTAGAAGGAAGAGGAAAGTTACTCGTCTTTTTTGGAACGATGGCTTTTACCGTATATAATGTATTAATTTTTCTAGGACAAATGTTAATGGGGAAATCAGGTGTGATGGTAGCTTCTATTATGGAGGCGCTTATGCCGATGATTTCAATTTGTATTTTATGGGGATATAAAAATATAAAGCCGAAGAAGTATATGATAACGAGCATGATTATCGCATTTGTAGGAGCTGTATTTGTTATTACGAAAGGTGATATGAGTTTCTTTTTAACATTGAAAGATAACATGTTTTCGCTAGCATTTATATTTGTTGGTGTTGTAGGATGGGTTATTTATACGATGGGTGGTCAAACGTGTAGTGATTGGTCAACGTTACGTTACTCAACATTAACTTGTGTATTTGGGACTGCAGTTACAGGAATTATAACTATAATCATTACGTCACTTGGATATGTATCAGTTCCAAGTATGGGAACGATTTCTATTGTGAAATATGATTTGTTATTTATGATGACATTACCAGGTATCGTAGCGCTACTTGCTTGGAACTACGGTGTGAAAATCTTATCATCAATTAATGGTATTTTATTTATTAACTTTGTGCCAATTACTACGTTAGTTATTATGATGATGCAAGGATATAAAATAACAACATTTGATATTGTAGGAACATTATTTGTTATTGCAGCGCTTATTCGTAATAATGTTTGTCAGAGAAAAGAAGAAAATATAAATAAACAAATTTTGCAAGAAAAGCAATTGCGTCAAGCTGTTTAA